The following is a genomic window from Psychrobacter immobilis.
TTTCTAGAAATAAGCATTGGAATTTTAATGAGTTAGAACGCTGTTACTTCTCAGAGTACAATTGTACTATAAAAATTGGCACAATGACTGCGATATCATTATTCTAATAATTAACAAGTCTAATCTATATTTTCCTATAGCACGGTCTCAACCCTAACATACGACTGACCCACGCTTACTCATGGCTCAGACGTTGCAAACTTCACTTACTCTTACCAAAAAGCCGTCTATACACACGGCATAGACGGCTTTTTTACGCTCATTAAAACGATCAAAGCATCAATACCGACCCATCTCAACCGTTGTCTCAGCAAGCAAACTATCGCCTTGCCTGCACATCTACCGTATACAGATGGTTTTTGCCACCTGTACAAGGTGGTTTATACGCCCCTCCCGCTTCCCCTGTACGGCTACGATATTCCGCGACCATCTCAATCCCAACTGGCACTTCATAAGTATGCCCAAACACACGTAGAATCTCAGCATTCGTAGCACCTTCTGGTAGGTTAAACTCTACAATGCCATGTTCACCATGTTGCATACGTTTATTGCTCACATCGTTGTAAACGAAAACCAAGCTCTCCGCACCCATCGGTATGTTTGAGACCGTCATGCTCGGCGTGGCTGGGTTTTTGCCATCATAATTTAGACACTGCTGCCCTTCAGGTATTTTTTTGCCATTCCAAGCAGCATCGTTAAACTTAACATCCATTGCAAAGGCATTGGCAGATAGTGCCAATGTTGCTAAAGCCGTCAAAATGGTGACTGATTTTAAGGTAAAAATTTTCATACTAGCTCTTTTAGATAGCGGATACACTGATAAAAACCGTTCATCATTTTGTTAACTGATATTGATCGTTAATCTTAACCTTATAATAAATAGCCACTATTAAGTTAATTATATCGTTTAGGGTTTTTGTTAACCCTTCGAATAAGCGCAAATTAATCGCAATGCCAGCAAAGCGAATACCGCAGCAGTAGCCAAATTTGCATCATCGCAGGTTACTCTATAGGTATTTATCTCTTTGGGTGTGTTGTAGTAGTATCTAAATCATTGGTATTCAAACGACTAAAAAACAATAGGATCATCATGTTTATCGAAGACAAAATCGCCAAAGAAAGTATGACTATCAAGACTCCGACACCCAAGATCATCTTTTTTGACATCGATGATACCTTGAGCCGCAATGGCATCATTGCCGAACACAACAAAGCGACCCTTGAGCAGCTTGCAGGTACTGATATTAAGCTGGTGATTTCAACGGGACGCTCCAAAGCCATATTGCCAGTAGATATTTTAGCTTTACTCGAAGCTGATGTCTTAGATGCGATTATTTGTATGAATGGACAGTATAGTTTTGATAAAAAGGGTCGGATTAGCCACTATCCGTTATCCGCTGAGCAAACGGATACAATCGTGCGTCTGTGCCAACAGAGCGAGTTGATTCATAAGTTTGACTCTGCCACCCATCTCGCTTGGTCAGGTGAAAATGAGCGCTTGCGCGAGTTTAATGCCATCACGCCAAACTCTATCGTTGACCCTGAATACCATAAAGGGAATACCGTCTATCAATGCTCAGTATTTTTTAACAATCAACAAGAGAAAATGCAGGACGTCGATTTTGCCCAGTACGATTTAAAGCTCGTCCATTGGCATCATATCGGCGCAGATATCTTACCGATAGAGGCATCCAAGGCGCGAGGCATTAAAGACGTCTGTCAATACTATGGGGTAGATGCCAGTGAGTGTATGGCGTTTGGTGATGGGATGAATGATTTAGAGATGTTTGACTTGGTTGGCTATGCGGTGGCGATGGGTGATGCAAAGCAAGAGTTGATTGCGCGTGCAGACTTTGTTACGGGTACGATTGAGGAGCGCGGTATTCAGTCGGTACTTGAGCAGTTTCATATTACGTCTTAATAATCAGACTTTGCAAATTGCTATTTATCTAGGACGTGTCCTTATTTTAAAAATGAGGACACGTCCTAGATAAATCTAATCACGCTTCGTCATTAAACTATAAACCCAACTACCGATTTTATAAAATCCAACAACAATCAAAATAAGCACCACCGCTGCCAGCATATAGGCCAACCAAACAGGCACATTACTCAACCAGCCAATCGTAAATGCCAAACCCATGTACGTTTCAACCGGCCAATTAACGATAGGTGTCGGCGAGCCAGCGTTAAACATGGTCATAAAGGCAATTATGCCAAGCACAGCAGTAATCAGTCCAGCGCGTTTACGATTATTCATCTTTTGCCTCTTTTAATTCGAACCATTTAATTAACATTCGATTATTTTTATTTTATCGGTACTCTTTGCACCTTATAAAAACCACGTTGTAAACTCATGGCTTAAGGGTAAAGCAGCTCTCATCATAGCATGATTATTTACGCTTATTATCTTACTCAAATTCAGCAGTAAATCTCATATTTGTGCTTTTATAGATTCTTCAGCCATTCATCAGCGCCACTTTTAGCAATATTATGAAGAACGAATGTCTTCCTTGCCCTTTAAATTCTTAACAATCATAGCCATAATAGTTTCACAACTGGCTCGATACCTTATATTCAGCACTTAGGTATTTAGCCCTTAGCTTCCATTATCTATCATTTAACTTTTTACTCATTTGCATCATTCTTATTTAGGAGAGATATTTTGACTCATTCATCATCGCCCCACAACATTGCTCGTAGCGCTCGTATACTACCAAAAGCACTATTAGCCGTGGCTGTTGGGCTAGCACTTGCTAGCTGTAGTAAGTCAGATAATACGGCGGCTGATGGTACAGCAGCGAGTGCTGAAACGCTCAATCTGTATAACTGGTCAGAGTATATGCCGCAAGAAATCCTTGACGGCTTTACTGAAGAGACAGGCATTCGGGTCAATTACACCACCTTTGATTCTAACGAAGCTATGTACGCCAAGCTTAAATTGCTCGATGACTCTAGCCAATATGACTTAGCCATCCCATCAACATATTATGTCGAAAAAATGGCCAAAGAAGGCTTGCTGCAAGAGCTCGATAAATCCAAATTGAGCAATTTTAAGAATCTTGATACGTCTTTTACCAATACCAAGGTTGATCCAGAGAACAAATATTCGATTCCTTATATGTGGGGCAGCACCGGTCTTGCCATTAATGGTGACAAGGTCGATCCTGCAACCGTAAATAGCTGGAACGATTTATGGCGTCCTGAGTATAAAGGGCAAGTGATGCTGATGAACGATATGCGCGAAGTGTTTGGCATGGCGCTATTGACCCTTGGGCATTCAGGTAATAGTAAAAATCCTGACGAAATCAAAGCCGCTTATGAGAAGCTCACGACCTTGATGCCAAATGTGAAGACCTTTAACTCGGATGCCTCGCGTATGCCTTATATGGAAGGCGAAACCACGGTTGGTATGAGTTGGAATGGCGAGGCAATTATCGCCAATAACGAAGGCTTGACCAGCTTGGTTTATAAATATCCAACTGAAGGCGCTATCTTGTGGATGGATAATTTTGTGATTCCGAAAAACGCCAAACAAGTTGATGCAGCCCACAAGTTTATTGACTACTTGCTGCGTCCTGAGAACTCTAAAATCGTCAGCGAAGAGATTGGTTATGCGTCACCCAATATGGCTGCGCGTGAGATGATGCCAGAAGAGGTGAGAAACAATCCAACCATCTATCCGAGCAAAGACGTACTGGCAAAAGCGGAGTTCCAAGAAGATGTCGGCGATGAAGCATTGCAAGTCTATCAGCAGTATTGGGATAAGCTAAAAACTGGTCGTTAATATAGAAGGCTAGAAGAACACACCCTAAAATATTGTTTAAATAAAAACGCTGACTTGGGAGAGTCAGCGTTTTTTATTTATTCTTTATTGGCTGTTATTTAGCTTTTATAGTCGGTTCAATATAATTTGGATACAAGGAAGGCGAGCGAAAGTACTACCAATAGTAGACTAAGCGAGCCTGACACCGTATCTGATTTATATAGGATTGACTAATTTATAAGTGCAAATCGGTTTCACTACCTTTGTGCTCGATACGGCGCTGCTCGCGGCGTTGATAGCGCAGACCAGAGGCGGCAAACCATTGCGGCTTAGTCGTTTGCAATAAATCACTGAGCCGCTGCAATTGTACTTGTAAGGTTTGCGTGAGCCAAAAATAGCCTTGCCATTCAAAGCCTAAGTTTTCTACACTTGGATATTCTGATACCGCGATACGCGTAATCGGTCGAAATACTTCATCATTTGGACTACGCAATACAGCTGCCATATGCTGCATCGCTTGCGTCAATTCGTGCTGATAATGGATAAGTAAAATATGGTTTTCATCGTCAATTTCAATATTGGCCAAACGCGGTGCCGCACTTAACAGCAAATCAATGGTACCAATGATATTACGATGGGTACGCTGAATGGTTTCTAGTGTTTCCTTTTCAATACCCGATTCGCTCGCTGTCGCTGCAATATGCGGACGCACAGCTAGCAAACGCTTATTGATTTTTTGTAGCGCCTTGACCAAAGATTTATTGACCGGTGTATCTGGTATAGAACTGTTCGATGGATAAATAATACTGGCCGAACTGGTCGCCTTACTATACTTAAACGGCTTGGGCACTAAGACATCCGCATCAATATGATTGCCCACCCCTGCATACAAATTGCTGCAGGTTTCAAGATTACTGGCCAATAAAAACCGCCACATCAACGTCGACTTCAACGGTAAAATTAACGTTGCGGCCACCGCTACTCCTGCACCAAGCAAAATATTGAACGCGCGATATAAGCCATCTTGGGCAATATTGCTGTGGTCAGGACTCGACACAATCATCAGCATGGTAATACCTGTCAGCAGACCGATATAGCCCAATTGCTTGACCGCCACATAACCAATAATGCCACTGATAATGCCAATCAGCCCATAATACAACCACAGCCAGCCACCGATATCTTTAATCAGCCATAAGAAGCTAAGCCCAACCACCACCCCAAGCAAAGTACCCAATATCCGCTCTTTAGCCTTGGTATAAATCGCCCCTTGATATTGTAACAAACCCAAAATCACAAACACGGTAATGGTCGTCCACTCACCATGCGGCAAGTGCGTAAACTCATTTAACAAGAGCGCAATAAGTACAGCCAGACCCAAACGTATGGCATGCAAAACATCTGCATGCTGATAACGGGCATAAGGCTCTACAAACGGGGCGGTAAATCGTTGCCAAAAAGTCGGTTTCACGCAGGGCATCTCTTATAAGTGAAGGAAGAAAAAATCGGTTAAATTGTAGCTACTGGCTTAACTATTGATAAATCGATGATAAAGCGATGATAAAGTCATGATCAAAAAATAACGCCTTTTACCTATTAAAAGATAAAAGACGCTGAAGGTCAAAACATGCTAGCACATAACGACAAAAAAACACCCTAACAACATAGCATTTGGCTATTGGTAATGCTGAAAGGTGCTGACAAATACTTGCCAGCATCTCCTATATTTACAAGTGTAAATCGGACTCGCCCCCCTGCTCTTTCATTCTACGCTGTTCACGCTTTTGATAGCGCAGACCAGAAGCAGCATACCACTGCGGTTTGGTCATTTGTAGCAGATCACTTAACTGTTGCAGTTGTGCTTGCAACGTTTGCGTCAACCAAAAATATCCTTGCCACTCAAACGTTGCATACTGTACGCTAGGATATTCTGATAGCGCAATACGCGTAATAGGTCGAAAAGTCTGATCGCTTGGACTGCGTAGTACTGCCGCGATATGCTGCATGGCTTGGGTGAGCTCGTGTTGATAGTGAATCAGTAGCGTATGATTATCATCGTCGATATCGATATTCGCCAAACGCGGTGCTGCACTGAGCAATAAATCGATGGTACCGATGATATTGCGATGGGTACGCTGAATCGTTTCTATCGTCTCTTTATGAATGCCGGACTCGCTTGCTGTTGCAGCGATATGTGGACGTACTGCGAGTAATCGCTTGTTTATTTGCTGCAGCGATTTTATCAACGCTTTATTGACAGGCATATCTGCAGTAGTGCTATTTTGAGGATAAGACAGGCTAGCTGAGCTTTTTGCTCTAGTATAGACAAGCGACTTGGGAGCCACTATTTCAGCATCAATATGATGTCCGACACCAGCATAAAGATTACTACAGGCTTCTAAATTATTTGCCAATAAAAATCGCCACATCAACGTCGACTTTAGAGGTAAGATCACTGTCACCATGACCGCAATACCTGTACCGATTAAGATATTGAGTGCACGATAGACACCATCTTGCGCCATATTAACTTGATTCAAATTAGAGACGATCATCAGCATAGTAATGCCAGTGAGTAATCCAGTATACCCTAGCCGCCTGACCGAAAAATAACCAATAATCCCACTAATGATACCAATAAGCAGGTACTCTATCCCTAGCCAAGCACCCGTCCCTTTATTGAACCATAAGATTGCAAATGCCACGACAATACCCAAAACCGTGCCTAGTACTCGCTCTTTGGCTTTGGTATAAATAGCGCCTTGATACTGTAGCAATCCTAAAATAATAAAGACGGTGATCGTCGTCCATTCCCCATGTGGAAAATGGCTTATTTGATTGGCTAACAGCGCAAGTACAATGGCTGCACCGATACGTATGGCGTGCAAGATATCAGCGTGCTGATAGCGCGCATAAGGTTCAATGAATGGTGCAGTAAATCGTTGCCAAATTTTTGGTTTCACGCACAGGTACTCTTATTAATTGAAGAATATATAGTCAATGAAAAGTAATATCGAACCATCATCTACTGCTGATATCAAAAAAAACGTCTCTTACCTGTTAAAAGGCAAAAGACGTTTGAGATCGAAATAGAGTGTTCAATAATTGGATGTAAACCAAACCCATTATACCTCTAAGAAGTCCAAAATACCTTCAGCGGCTTCACGACCTTCCCAAATCGCGGTCACGACCAAATCAGAACCACGTACCATATCACCACCAGCAAATATCTTGGGGTTTTTGGTTTGGAATTTAAAGGTTTGCTTTTCTGCTGCCAGCACGCGACCAGAGCTGTCCATTGCCACTTGCTGAGACTCAAACCAGTCAGCAGGGCTAGGACGGAAGCCAAAAGCCATAATTACGGCATCACATGGGATAATTTCTTCTGAATTAGGAATCGGCTCAGGACGCTGACGACCACGGTTGTCTGGCGCACCCAAGTGAGTCGTGACGACTTTCACGCCATTCACTTTACCATTTAAGCCAATGATTTCTGTCGGTTGACGATTGAATAGAAACTCAACGCCTTCCTCTCGAGCATTGACCACTTCGCGGCGCGAACCTGGCATGTTCTCTTCGTCACGGCGATAGGCACAGACGACTTGCTCAGCGCCTTGGCGAATACTGGTACGGTTACAATCCATCGCAGTATCGCCACCACCTAGCACTACCACTCTTTTACCTTTAAAGTCGATATATTCTTCAGGATTTTTTTCCCAATCGTTGCAGCGATTGACGTTGGCAATTAGGTAATCTAGCGCATCATGAACGCCTTCTAGTTCTTCACCAGCAAAGCCACCGCGCATATAAGTATAAGTACCCATGCCCATAAATACCGCATCATACTCGCTTAACAGTTCATCAATACTAATATCAGTACCGATTTCTGTCTCAAGACGAAATTCCATGCCCATGCCTTCAAAGATGACACGGCGGTTACGCATGACGTCCTTTTCCATTTTAAATTCTGGAATACCAAAAGTCAGTAAACCACCAATTTCAGGACGCTTATCAAACACAACTGGTTTTACGCCGTTTCTAACGAGTATATCCGCACAGCCCAAACCTGCTGGCCCTGCACCGATGATCGCGACTTTTTTGTCTGTCCAAACAACATCAGACATATCCGGACGCCAGCCAAGTGCAAAGGCGGTATCGTTGATGTACTTTTCGACATTACCAATGGTCACAGCGCCAAAGCCATCATTTAAGGTACAAGCGCCTTCACATAAGCGATCTTGTGGACAGACGCGGCCGCAGACCTCAGGCAACGTATTGGTGCGGTGACACAATTCAGCCGCTTGAAATATCTGCCCTTCGGTGGCCAATTTGAGCCAGTTAGGAATGTAATTATGCACAGGGCACTTCCATTCACAATAAGGGTTACCACACTCCAGACAGCGGTGCGACTGCTGCGCAACGGCTTCACTCTCAAACGGTTTATAAATTTCAACAAATTCCGTTGAGCGCGTGGCGATGTCTTTTTTGGTCGGCTCAAGCCGTGGTACATCTAAAAACTGAAAACTATTTTCTAAGCGTTTTGCCATGGTATTGTCTCTTTAATATGAGGCTTTTTATATCAAGCTTTTTTAAAGTGGGCGGTGACAGTCAACGATGTCTCATTTATCGCAAAATTAAGAGGTTTATATCGTGACTGTCACTTACCTGCTGAAAACCTCTAAGTTAAAAGGCTTTTAAAAGCGGAACATTGGATAATCCAAGCAAAGCTATTGTGGGTCAGCCATGGTGGTTTTGAGAAGGCTCGCAATGTTTGCCGCTTTAGGCTTCACCAAATAAAACTTACGAACATAGTGCTCAAAGTCAGCCAATATCGTCTGACCCCACGCGCTGCCTGTTTTATTAACATGCGCTTCGATCACTTGCTGCAAATGGATACGATGCTCTTCGGTTTGCTCACTTGAGATACGATTCAGATCGATCAGCTCATGATTGCAACGGTCAAAGAAGTCCCCTTCCATATCGAGCACATAAGCAAAACCACCTGTCATACCTGCCCCAAAATTGAGACCCGTACGCCCAAGAATAGTGACAATACCACCTGTCATATATTCACAGCAATGATCGCCTGTGCCTTCGATGACTGCGTGCGCGCCAGAGTTACGCACTCCAAAGCGCTCGCCAGCAGTACCAGCTGCATATAGTTTGCCGCCCGTTGCGCCATATAAGCAGGTATTACCAATGATGGCGGTCTCTTGCGCCGTAAAGCTTGAGTCTTTTGGTGGATAAATAACAATCTCACCGCCAGCCATGCCTTTGCCGACATAATCATTGGCATCGCCTTCTAGCTCAATATTTAGACCACCTGCATTCCAGACGCCTAAACTCTGCCCAGCAGTACCAGTCAGATGCAGCTTAATTGGCATATCACTCATGCCAAGGTTGCCCCATACTTGCGCAATCTCACCAGAGATACGCGCGCCGATAGAGCGATCACAGTTACCGACATAATAGCTATAATCGCCGCCATTACCTTGACGAATATTGAGCAGCATATCACTAATCATCTGTTCAGCAAGTAAGCCTTTATCAAACGGCTCATTACGCTCAACCTGACAGGTTTGGGCTTTACCACTACTGGCCGGATGGCTAAATAGTAATGGCGTTAAATCCAAATGACGCTGCTTATCCGTGTTGCCTTCTAATACTTCAAGCAAGTCAGTCCGTCCGACCAACTCTTCCATACTACGCACACCAAGGGCGGCAAGCCATTCGCGCGTTTCCGTTGCTACAAATTTAAAGAAGTTAATGAGCATCTCTGCTTCACCAATGAAATGCTCGTCACGTAGCTTGGCTTTTTGCGTCGCAACCCCAGTCGGGCAATTATTAAGATGGCAAATGCGTAGGTATTTACAACCAACGGCTATCATCGGCGTGGTACCAAAGCCAAAGCTTTCTGCCCCAAGGATAGCGGCTTTTACCACATCAAGTCCTGTCTTTAGACCACCATCAGTTTGAATACGAACTTTATGACGCAAGCCATTTACTCGTAGTGATTGGTGGGTCTCAGCAAGTCCTAGCTCCCATGGTGACCCTGCATGATGGATAGACGATAGCGGAGAGGCTGCTGTGCCGCCATCATAGCCTGAAATGGTGATTAAATCGGCATAGGCTTTTGCCACACCAGTCGCGATAGTACCAACGCCCGGACGTGAGACCAGTTTCACCGATACCAAGGCATCTGGATTGACTTGTTTTAAGTCAAAAATCAGCTGTGCTAAATCTTCGATAGAATAGATATCATGATGCGGTGGCGGTGAAATCAACGTCACACCCGGTACAGAATAACGTAAGCGCGCAATCAGAGCATTGACCTTACCACCCGGCAGCTGACCACCCTCACCCGGCTTGGCACCCTGTGCAACCTTGATTTGCATCACTTCTGCTGAACGCAAATACGCTGGGGTGACGCCAAAACGACCCGAGGCAATTTGTTTGATCTTTGAGTTACGCAGCGTGCCATAACGTACTGGATCTTCGCCGCCCTCACCAGAGTTTGAACGTCCACCGATGGTATTCATCGCCATGGCAATCGCTTCATGGGCTTCGGGTGACAACGCCCCCAACGACATGCCCGCCGAGTCAAAGCGCGTCAGAATAGCTGAGATATCCTCTACGTCATTCACATCGATAGAGTTATCTGTTTTTAATTGCAATAAATCACGCAAGGTCGCCACAGGACGGCTATTCACTAAGTTGGCATAATTACGATAATTATCATAATCACCCGTACGAACCGCGGTATGCAGGCTATTAATCACGTCTGGGTTAAAGGCATGATATTCTTTGTTGAAGACAAACTTCAGTAAGCCACCTTGATCGAGTGGCGCGCGGCGCTTGAAAGCATTCGCCGCTAGCTGTGCTTGATCGGCAGCTAAGTCAGCAAAGGTCGCACCTTTAATACGACTCTGTACGCCTTTGAAACACAGGCTCACCACCTCTTCAGAGAGACCCACTGCTTCAAATAACTGCGCGCCGCGATAAGAGACAATGGTCGAGATGCCCATTTTTGATAAGATTTTTAGCAAGCCTTTATCCAAGCCTTTACGGAAATTAACCCGCGCTTGAATCGGATCACCAAGCAGCTCACCAGTCGCTACTAAGTCATCAATAACATCATAAGCCAAATAAGGATAAACGCAGGTCGCACCAAAACCAATCAAGACTGCCACTTGATGCGAGTCGCGCGCCAAACCAGTCTCAATGATTAAATTAGCATCAGTACGAATACCTTGACCAATCAAATAATGATGCACCGCACCAGTCACCATGATGGCATTGGCTGGTACTTTATCGGCATCGATGTCTTTATCAGACAACACAATCAAAGTGTGACCAGCTCGGATGCTGTTAGCTACTTGCTCGCAGATAGCCATGATGGCTTCTGATAACTCAAGGGTGCGATCATAGTTTAAATCAATACGCGCCATTTTAAAGGCTGGATCGCCCAAGGTCTCAAGTTGCTGCATCTTGCTGGCGGACAATACCGGCGACGATAAAATAATACGGTGTGCATCTCGCGCTGATGGCGCAAACACATTGGTTTCAGCACCGAGGCAGGTCTGCAATGACATCACGATAGATTCACGCAATGGATCAATCGGTGGATTGGTCACCTGTGCGAACTGCTGACGGAAAAAGTCACCGACATGGCGGATTTGCTGCGACAACACTGCCATGGGCGTATCATCACCCATTGAACCGACGGGCTCTTGACCATTTTCGGCGTTGGGGCGGATAATTTCAGTACGCTCTTCATTGGTGATGTGATACATTTTTTGCAGTGTTTTTAGCTCATTACCACGGCATGTTTGCGCTGCTAACTCTTCCTCTAAACGCTCATCATCACGGATACGGGTTGCTTCTTCACGCAGCCATTTACGGTACGGATGGGCTTTTTTCAGTAATGTCGCAATCGCTTTAGTATCTAAAATTTGACCCGTTAAAGTATCAATAACGAGCATTTGACCAGGGCCAACGCGTCCTTTTGCCAACACATCTTTTGGCGAGTAATCCCACACACCAACTTCAGAAGCAACGGTGATGTAGCCGTTCTTGGTCGTCACCCAGCGCGATGGGCGTAGACCGTTACGATCAAGCATACAGACCGCATAGCGTCCATCTTGAATCACCAAACCTGCTGGACCATCCCACGCTTCCATGTGCTGCGAATAAAACTCATAAAAGGCGCGCAAATCCATATCCATGCTATCGACATTCTGCCAAGCAGGTGGCACGAGAATCGACATCGCATGGAATAGATTCATACCACCTGACAT
Proteins encoded in this region:
- a CDS encoding ABC transporter substrate-binding protein; translation: MTHSSSPHNIARSARILPKALLAVAVGLALASCSKSDNTAADGTAASAETLNLYNWSEYMPQEILDGFTEETGIRVNYTTFDSNEAMYAKLKLLDDSSQYDLAIPSTYYVEKMAKEGLLQELDKSKLSNFKNLDTSFTNTKVDPENKYSIPYMWGSTGLAINGDKVDPATVNSWNDLWRPEYKGQVMLMNDMREVFGMALLTLGHSGNSKNPDEIKAAYEKLTTLMPNVKTFNSDASRMPYMEGETTVGMSWNGEAIIANNEGLTSLVYKYPTEGAILWMDNFVIPKNAKQVDAAHKFIDYLLRPENSKIVSEEIGYASPNMAAREMMPEEVRNNPTIYPSKDVLAKAEFQEDVGDEALQVYQQYWDKLKTGR
- a CDS encoding Cof-type HAD-IIB family hydrolase; translated protein: MFIEDKIAKESMTIKTPTPKIIFFDIDDTLSRNGIIAEHNKATLEQLAGTDIKLVISTGRSKAILPVDILALLEADVLDAIICMNGQYSFDKKGRISHYPLSAEQTDTIVRLCQQSELIHKFDSATHLAWSGENERLREFNAITPNSIVDPEYHKGNTVYQCSVFFNNQQEKMQDVDFAQYDLKLVHWHHIGADILPIEASKARGIKDVCQYYGVDASECMAFGDGMNDLEMFDLVGYAVAMGDAKQELIARADFVTGTIEERGIQSVLEQFHITS
- a CDS encoding RNA-binding protein, with the translated sequence MKIFTLKSVTILTALATLALSANAFAMDVKFNDAAWNGKKIPEGQQCLNYDGKNPATPSMTVSNIPMGAESLVFVYNDVSNKRMQHGEHGIVEFNLPEGATNAEILRVFGHTYEVPVGIEMVAEYRSRTGEAGGAYKPPCTGGKNHLYTVDVQARR
- a CDS encoding FUSC family protein, which translates into the protein MPCVKPTFWQRFTAPFVEPYARYQHADVLHAIRLGLAVLIALLLNEFTHLPHGEWTTITVFVILGLLQYQGAIYTKAKERILGTLLGVVVGLSFLWLIKDIGGWLWLYYGLIGIISGIIGYVAVKQLGYIGLLTGITMLMIVSSPDHSNIAQDGLYRAFNILLGAGVAVAATLILPLKSTLMWRFLLASNLETCSNLYAGVGNHIDADVLVPKPFKYSKATSSASIIYPSNSSIPDTPVNKSLVKALQKINKRLLAVRPHIAATASESGIEKETLETIQRTHRNIIGTIDLLLSAAPRLANIEIDDENHILLIHYQHELTQAMQHMAAVLRSPNDEVFRPITRIAVSEYPSVENLGFEWQGYFWLTQTLQVQLQRLSDLLQTTKPQWFAASGLRYQRREQRRIEHKGSETDLHL
- a CDS encoding FUSC family protein — translated: MKPKIWQRFTAPFIEPYARYQHADILHAIRIGAAIVLALLANQISHFPHGEWTTITVFIILGLLQYQGAIYTKAKERVLGTVLGIVVAFAILWFNKGTGAWLGIEYLLIGIISGIIGYFSVRRLGYTGLLTGITMLMIVSNLNQVNMAQDGVYRALNILIGTGIAVMVTVILPLKSTLMWRFLLANNLEACSNLYAGVGHHIDAEIVAPKSLVYTRAKSSASLSYPQNSTTADMPVNKALIKSLQQINKRLLAVRPHIAATASESGIHKETIETIQRTHRNIIGTIDLLLSAAPRLANIDIDDDNHTLLIHYQHELTQAMQHIAAVLRSPSDQTFRPITRIALSEYPSVQYATFEWQGYFWLTQTLQAQLQQLSDLLQMTKPQWYAASGLRYQKREQRRMKEQGGESDLHL
- a CDS encoding glutamate synthase subunit beta, giving the protein MAKRLENSFQFLDVPRLEPTKKDIATRSTEFVEIYKPFESEAVAQQSHRCLECGNPYCEWKCPVHNYIPNWLKLATEGQIFQAAELCHRTNTLPEVCGRVCPQDRLCEGACTLNDGFGAVTIGNVEKYINDTAFALGWRPDMSDVVWTDKKVAIIGAGPAGLGCADILVRNGVKPVVFDKRPEIGGLLTFGIPEFKMEKDVMRNRRVIFEGMGMEFRLETEIGTDISIDELLSEYDAVFMGMGTYTYMRGGFAGEELEGVHDALDYLIANVNRCNDWEKNPEEYIDFKGKRVVVLGGGDTAMDCNRTSIRQGAEQVVCAYRRDEENMPGSRREVVNAREEGVEFLFNRQPTEIIGLNGKVNGVKVVTTHLGAPDNRGRQRPEPIPNSEEIIPCDAVIMAFGFRPSPADWFESQQVAMDSSGRVLAAEKQTFKFQTKNPKIFAGGDMVRGSDLVVTAIWEGREAAEGILDFLEV